The following are encoded together in the Petrotoga mexicana DSM 14811 genome:
- a CDS encoding 2-oxoacid:acceptor oxidoreductase subunit alpha, whose amino-acid sequence MNKTIKEDVSIVLSGEAGQGIQTIEGLLTFILKREGYYVFATKEYMSRIRGGSNSTEIRVSSKPVKSYVDKIDILIPLTKSSVEHLGDRVTEDTLIIADNDFLKLENKNLFNVPILSIAKEIGNEIYANIVAVGVILGLFKTNIKTIEEYLKERFGDKGEKIVSDNIKAASEGYKLGKDFSESGEIKIEISANESLKDDLLISGTDAVALGALAGNCDSIFSYPMTPGSGVLVDLANFSKNFDILVEQAEDEIAAINMAIGGWYAGARSMVTTSDGGFALMEEGLSLAGMIESPLVIHLAQRPAPATGLPTRTAQEGLNLVIHAGHGEFPRLVFSPGSLEQAFYLTQKAFNIADKYQIPVFILTDQFFVDSYYNVKKLDLSKIENKKYFVETTEDYKRYDLSKAKNGVSPRGIPNYGNGLVVVDSDEHDEEGHITEDLDIRIKMVEKRLKKFEALKEDFISPEFFGNDNYKYLVVCWGSNYNVVKEALENINNKDLAMLHFSQVYPIPENAVEFLEKAEKIIDVENNATGQFAKLIRAETGIKIDSKILKFNGMPFSVEELTAKIREELQ is encoded by the coding sequence AAGGATTGTTAACATTTATTCTCAAAAGGGAAGGTTATTACGTATTTGCCACAAAAGAGTACATGTCTAGGATTAGAGGTGGAAGTAATTCAACTGAAATAAGGGTAAGCTCTAAACCTGTAAAAAGTTACGTCGACAAAATAGATATACTCATACCTCTTACAAAAAGTTCTGTTGAACATCTTGGAGACAGAGTGACCGAAGATACTCTGATCATAGCAGATAACGATTTTTTAAAATTAGAAAATAAAAATCTTTTCAACGTCCCCATCCTTTCTATTGCGAAAGAAATAGGTAACGAAATATATGCAAATATAGTTGCTGTTGGTGTAATTTTGGGTCTTTTCAAAACAAACATAAAGACTATAGAAGAGTATCTAAAAGAAAGATTTGGAGATAAGGGAGAAAAAATTGTTTCCGATAACATAAAAGCCGCTTCTGAAGGTTACAAATTAGGTAAAGACTTTTCTGAAAGTGGAGAGATAAAAATAGAGATCTCTGCAAACGAATCTTTAAAAGACGATTTATTAATTAGCGGAACCGACGCGGTAGCTCTTGGAGCGTTAGCAGGCAATTGTGATTCAATTTTTTCATATCCAATGACACCTGGATCGGGAGTTCTAGTTGATTTAGCCAATTTTTCAAAAAATTTCGATATTTTAGTCGAACAAGCCGAAGATGAAATAGCCGCAATCAATATGGCAATAGGTGGATGGTACGCAGGAGCAAGATCAATGGTGACCACTTCTGACGGAGGATTTGCTTTAATGGAAGAAGGACTTTCTCTAGCTGGGATGATCGAATCCCCGTTAGTAATTCACTTAGCCCAAAGGCCTGCTCCTGCAACAGGTTTACCGACAAGAACCGCTCAGGAAGGCTTGAACCTTGTTATACACGCTGGACATGGCGAATTCCCAAGGTTGGTTTTCTCTCCTGGTAGCCTTGAACAAGCTTTCTATTTAACTCAAAAGGCTTTTAATATTGCGGATAAATATCAAATCCCCGTATTCATTTTGACAGATCAATTTTTTGTTGATTCGTATTATAACGTTAAAAAGTTGGACCTTTCCAAAATTGAAAATAAAAAATATTTTGTAGAAACTACTGAAGATTATAAAAGATATGATCTTTCGAAAGCAAAAAACGGAGTTTCACCAAGAGGTATACCTAACTATGGTAATGGATTAGTTGTTGTAGATAGTGATGAACATGACGAGGAAGGTCATATAACGGAAGATTTGGATATCCGAATTAAAATGGTGGAAAAAAGACTCAAAAAATTTGAGGCTTTAAAGGAGGATTTTATTTCTCCTGAATTCTTTGGAAATGATAACTACAAATATCTCGTCGTATGTTGGGGTTCAAATTATAATGTCGTCAAAGAAGCTCTAGAAAATATAAATAACAAGGATCTTGCTATGCTTCATTTTAGCCAAGTTTATCCCATCCCGGAAAATGCGGTTGAATTTTTAGAGAAGGCAGAAAAAATAATCGATGTTGAAAATAATGCCACAGGTCAATTTGCAAAGTTAATAAGAGCAGAAACTGGCATAAAAATAGATAGTAAGATATTAAAATTCAATGGAATGCCATTTTCAGTTGAAGAGCTAACCGCTAAGATAAGGGAGGAATTACAATGA